The Streptomyces sp. NBC_00597 DNA segment CAGCTGCATCTGGCCGGAGCCGAAGAGCTCGCCGACGACCTTCATGCCCTCCAGGAGGGTGTCGTTGACGATGTCCAGGGCCGGGCGGGTCTGGAGCGCCTCGTCGAGGTCGGCCTCCAGGCCGTTCTTCTCGCCGTCGATGATGCGGCGCTGGAGCCGCTCGTCGAGCGGGAGCGCCAGGAGCTCCTCGGCGCGGCCGGCCTTGAGGGACTTGGTGTTGACGCCCTCGAAGAGCGCCATCAGCTTCTGGAGGGGGTCGTAGCCCTCGGTGCGGCGGTCGTGGATCAGGTCGAGGGCGGTGTTGACCTGCTCCTCGTCAAAGCGCGCGATGGGCAGGATCTTCGAGGCGTGGACGATCGCCGAGTCCAGGCCGGCCTTGACGCACTCGTCGAGGAAGACGGAGTTCAGCAGTACGCGGGCGGCCGGGTTCAGACCGAAGGAGATGTTGGACAGGCCCAGCGTGGTCTGGACGTCCGGGTGGCGGCGCTTGAGCTCGCGGATCGACTCGATCGTCGCGATGCCGTCCTTGCGGGACTCCTCCTGGCCGGTGCAGATGGTGAAGGTCAGCGTGTCGATGAGGATGTCCGACTCGTTGATGCCCCAGTTGCCGGTCAGGTCGGCGATCAGGCGCTCGGCGATGGCGACCTTGTGCTCGACCGTGCGGGCCTGGCCCTCCTCGTCGATGGTCAGCGCGATCAGCGCGGCGCCGTGCTCCCGGGCCAGCCGGGTCACCTTCGCGAAGCGGGACTCCGGGCCGTCGCCGTCCTCGTAGTTCACCGAGTTGATGACGGCGCGGCCGCCCAGCTTCTCCAGACCCGCCTGGATCACGGGAACCTCGGTGGAGTCCAGGACGATCGGCAGCGTCGAGGCGGTGGCGAAGCGCCCGGCGAGCTCCTTCATGTCGGCGACGCCGTCGCGGCCGACGTAGTCCACGCACAGGTCGAGCATGTGCGCGCCCTCGCGGATCTGGTCGCGGGCCATCTCGACGCAGTCGTCCCAGCGGGCGTCGAGCATGGCCTCGCGGAACTTCTTCGAGCCGTTCGCGTTCGTCCGCTCGCCGATCGCCATGTACGCGGTGTCCTGGCGGAACGGGACGGTCTGGTACAGCGAGGACGCACCGGGCTCCGGCTGGGGCTCGCGGCCGGCCGGGCTCAGGCCGCGGACCCGCTCGACGACCTGGCGCAGGTGCTCCGGCGTGGTGCCGCAGCAGCCGCCGACGAGGGAGAGCCCGTACTCGCGGACGAAGGTCTCCTGGGCGTCGGCGAGCTCGGGGGCGGACAGCGGGTAGTGCGCGCCGTTCTTGCCGAGGACGGGCAGGCCGGCGTTGGGCATGCAGGAGAGCGGGATGCGCGCGTTGCGGGCGAGGTAGCGCAGGTGCTCGCTCATCTCGGCGGGGCCGGTGGCGCAGTTCAGGCCGATCATGTCGATGCCGAGCGGCTCCAGCGCGGTGAGCGCGGCGCCGATCTCGGAGCCGAGCAGCATGGTGCCGGTGGTCTCGACGGTCACGGAGCAGATCAGCGGGACGGAGACGCCGAGGGCCTCCATCGCGCGCCGGGCACCGATGATGGAGGACTTGGTCTGCAGGAGGTCCTGCGTGGTCTCGACGAGCAGGGCGTCGGCCCCGCCGGAGATCAGGCCCTCGGCGTTGACCTGGTAGGCGTCGCGGATGGTCGCGTAGTCGATGTGGCCGAGGGTGGGCAGCTTGGTGCCGGGGCCCATGGAGCCGAGGACCCAGCGCTGCTGACCCGTCGAGGCGGTGTACTCGTCGGCGACCTCGCGGGCGATGCGGGCGCCGGACTCCGACAGCTCGAAGTTGCGTTCGGGGATGTCGTACTCGGCGAGCGCCGCGAAGTTCGCACCGAAGGTGTTGGTCTCGACGCAGTCCACGCCGACCGCGAAGTACGCGTCGTGTACGGAGCGCACGATGTCGGGGCGGGTGGTGTTCAGGACTTCGTTGCAGCCTTCGAGCTGCTGGAAGTCGTCGAGGCTGGGGTCCTGCGCTTGGAGCATCGTTCCCATGGCTCCGTCGGCGACGACCACGCGGGTGGCCAGTGCCTCTCGGAGGGCATCGGCCCGGGTCTGGGTGTCTGCAGGCGGGTTCGGCAACGAGGCCATGGGTGAGCTCCCTGGGATGCGACGGCTGTCGGCTTTGCACCCTCGCTGTCAAGGGTGCACGCGCTCAGGGTAACCGGGTGGCATCAACCCCGGTGCGGGCGTCCCACGTGGCGGACTGCATTCTGTGCGCGGGGGTCTGCCAGGGGTGTCCTGGTCGACGGAGGCCTGAACAGTTGCCCAACCATGCACAAGGTCGACATCGACCGATACTGTTCAGCATTGTCGAACTACGTCAGCAGGAGGCTGCACGATGGCACGGAACATCCAGTCGCTCGAACGAGCCGCTGCGATGCTGCGGCTCCTGGCAGGCGGCGAGCGCCGGCTGGGTCTCTCGGACGTGGCCGGGGCCCTGGGCCTGGCCAAGGGCACGGCGCACGGAATCTTGCGCACGCTCCAGGCCGAGGGCTTCGTGGAGCAGGACCCCGCCTCGGGCCGCTACCAACTGGGCGCGGAGCTGCTGCGTCTGGGCAACAGCTACCTGGACGTGCACGAGCTGCGGGCCCGCGCGCTGGTGTGGACGGACGACCTGGCCCGGGCGAGCGGCGAGAGCGTGTACGTGGGCGTGCTCCACCAGAGCGGGGTGCTGATCATGCACCACGTGTTCCGCCCGGACGACAGCCGTCAGGTGCTGGAGGTGGGGGCCATGCAGCCGCTGCACTCCACGGCCCTGGGCAAGGTGCTCTCCGCGTTCGACCCGGTCGCCCACACCGAGGCGCTGGAGGCGGAGCGCGAGGCGTTCACGCCCCGTACGGTCACCGACGGCACGGGGTTCGAGGAGATCCTCGACCTGACCCGGGCGCGCGGTTGGGCCGCGGACGTCGAGGAGACCTGGGAGGGCATCGCCTCGGTGGCGGCGCCGATCCACGACCGGCGCCGGATGCCGGTGGGCGCGGTGGCGGTCGCCGGCGCGGTGGAGCGGGTGTGCGGGGAGTCCGGGGAGCCCCGGGCGAGCCTCGTGGCGTCCGTACGGGACTGTGCGCGCGCTGTTTCACGCGACCTCGGCGCGGGCCGGTTCTAGGCCCCCTCCAGCCCCTTCTCGGCCACTCCCTGGCCGCTTTCTGCCTTCTTTTCGCCATATCCCGGCCATCGGATGGCCGGATTTGGGTGATCGTACCTAGTGGTAACGATCCGACACTTTGGCCAGGCCAACCCTTGACGCGTTCTTCACCTGGGCGGAAAACTGCCGTTCATCGGTCGGCATTGTCGAACACCTACCGGCAATACGCGTTAGGGTGTGGCAAGGCCAAAGGACCGGTGAAGCACTCACCGAGTGCGCGGAACACCGGACGGGACCCGGTGTCCGCCCACCCCCTGGACGCAAGGCAAAGGAGTCGCGGGTGTCTACCTCCGACATCTTCATCGGCGAGACCATCGGTACCGCCCTGCTCACACTGCTCGGCGGTGGCGTCTGCGCCGCCGTGACGCTCAAGAGCTCCAAGGCCCGGAACGCAGGCTGGCTCGCGATCACGTTCGGCTGGGGTTTCGCCGTTCTGATCGCCGCCTACGTGTCCGCCCCGCTCTCCGGTGCGCAACTCAACCCGGCGGTCACCGTCGGCCTGGCCATCAAGAACGGCGACTGGAGCGACGTTCCGGTCTACTTCGCCGGACAGCTCCTCGGCGCCATGCTCGGCGCGGTCCTGATGTGGGTCACCTACTACGGACAGTTCGCGGTGCACCTCGCGGACCCGGAGCACATCCGTGACGCCAAGCTCGGCCCGGAGGACCCGCACCCGCACGACCAGGCCGGCCCGGTCCTCGGTGTCTTCTCCACCGGCCCGGAGATCCGCAACATCGTCCAGAACCTCACGACCGAGATCATCGGCACCTTCGTCCTGGTCCTGGCGATCCTGACCCAGGGCCTCCAGGCCGACGGCAAGGGCCTCGGCGTCATCGGCGTCCTGATCACTTCCTTCGTCGTCGTCGGCATCGGCCTCTCTCTCGGCGGTCCGACCGGTTACGCCATCAACCCGGTCCGCGACCTCGGCCCCCGCATCGTCCACGCCCTGCTGCCGCTCCCCAACAAGGGCGGCTCGGACTGGGGATACTCCTGGATCCCGGTGGTCGGCCCGCTCGTCGGTGCCGCGCTCGCCGGCGGTCTGTACAACATCGCGTTCGCCTGATCAGCATCGGCACGTATCGCAAGATCCGCACCGCCCCCTGATACGCCAACTCAGAGACCTGCCAGGAGCAGCCACATGACCACCAGCACCGGCCCCTTCATCGCCGCGATCGACCAGGGCACCACCTCCTCCCGCTGCATCGTCTTCGACCGCGACGGCCGCATCGTCGCCGTCGACCAGAAGGAGCACGAGCAGATCTTCCCGAAGCCGGGCTGGGTCGAGCACGACGCCGCCGAGATCTGGACCAACGTCCAGGAGGTCGTCGCCGGGGCCATCGCCAAGGCCGAGATCACCGCCGCCGACGTCAAGGCCGTCGGCATCACCAACCAGCGCGAGACCACCCTCCTGTGGGACCGGCACACCGGCGAGCCGGTGCACAACGCGCTGGTCTGGCAGGACACCCGCACCGACTCCCTGTGCCGGGAGCTCGGCCGCAACGTCGGCCAGGACCGCTTCCGCCGCGAGACGGGCCTGCCCCTCGCCTCGTACTTCGCCGGCCCGAAGGTCCGCTGGCTGCTCGACAACGTCGAGGGCCTGCGCGAGCGCGCCGAGGCCGGGGACATCCTCTTCGGCACCATGGACTCGTGGGTCATCTGGAACCTCACCGGCGGCACCCAGGGCGGCGTGCACGTCACCGACGTCACCAACGCCTCGCGCACCATGCTGATGAACCTGCACACGCTGGCCTGGGACGAGAAGATCGCGGAGTCCATGGGCGTCCCGCTCAACGTCCTCCCCGAGATCAAGTCCTCCGCCGAGGTCTACGGCCACGTCAAGGACGGCGTCCTCGCCGGCGTCCCGGTCGCCTCGGCGCTCGGTGACCAGCAGGCCGCGCTGTTCGGCCAGACCTGTTTCGCCGAGGGCGAGGCCAAGTCCACGTACGGCACCGGCACGTTCATGCTGATGAACACCGGCGACAAGGTCATCAACTCCTACAGCGGCCTGCTGACCACGGTCGGCTACCAGATCGGCGACCAGAAGCCGGTCTACGCGCTGGAGGGCTCCATCGCCGTCACCGGCTCGCTCGTCCAGTGGATGCGCGACCAGATGGGCATGATCAAGACCGCGGCCGAGATCGAGACCCTCGCGCTCTCGGTCGACGACAACGGCGGTGCCTACTTCGTACCGGCCTTCTCCGGCCTGTTCGCCCCGTACTGGCGCTCCGACGCCCGCGGTGTGATCGCCGGCCTCACCCGGTACGTCACCAAGGCGCACATCGCCCGTGCCGTCCTGGAGGCCACCGCCTGGCAGACCCGCGAGATCACCGACGCCATGACGAAGGACTCGGGCGTCGAGCTCACGGCCCTCAAGGTCGACGGCGGCATGACCTCCAACAACCTGCTGATGCAGACCCTCTCCGACTTCGTGGACGCCCCCGTGGTCCGTCCGATGGTCGCGGAGACCACCTGCCTCGGCGCCGCCTACGCCGCCGGCCTGGCCGTCGGCTTCTGGCCCGACACCGACGCCCTGCGCGCCAACTGGCGCCGCGCGGCGGAGTGGACCCCGCGGATGCCCGCCGAGCAGCGGGACCGCGAGTACAAGAACTGGCTCAAGGCCGTCGAGCGGTCCATGGGCTGGATCGACGACGAAGACGCCAGCTGACGCACCAGCTGAGTCAATCGACGAGGAGCTAAGAAATATGAGCACCCTGCAGAGCGTTCCCGCGCTGGGCACGCACCCGACAGCCGGTTCGAACGCGAGCCGCGCCGAGACCCGTGAGCAGCTGGCGAAGGCCACGTACGACCTGCTGGTCATCGGCGGTGGAATCCTGGGCACCTCGGTGGCCTGGCACGCCGCGCAGTCGGGTCTGCGGGTTGCCATGGTGGACGCCGGCGACTTCGCCGGCGCCACCTCCTCCGCCTCCTCCAAGCTCGTCCACGGCGGTCTGCGCTACCTGCAGACCGGCGCGGTCAAGCTGGTGGCCGAGAACCACCACGAGCGGCGGGTACTGGCCAAGGACGTGGCCCCGCACCTGGTCAACCCGCTCACGTTCTACCTGCCGGTCTACAAGGGCGGTCCGGTGGGTGCGGCCAAGCTGGGCGCGGGCGTCTTCGCCTACTCCGCCCTCTCGGCCTTCGGCGACGGCATGGGCAAGGTCATATCCCCGGCCCGTGCCGCCGCCGACAACCCCGGTCTGAAGACGGACAACCTGAAGGCCGTCGCGGTCTACTACGACCACCAGATGAACGACTCCCGCGTCGCCGTGATGACGGTCCGCGCGGCCGTCGAATCGGGTGCCGTCGTCCTCAACCACGCCGAGGTCACCGGCCTGCGCATGACGCGCGGCCGGGTCACCGGTGCCGAGCTCAAGGACCGCCTCGACGGCACCGAGTTCGGCGTCGACGCGCGGGTCGTGCTCAACGCCACCGGCCCGTGGGTGGACCACCTGCGGCGCATGGAAGACAAGCACTCCCTGCCGTCGATCCGCCTCTCCAAGGGCGCGCACATCGTCATGAAGCGCAAGTCGCCGTGGAAGGCCGCCATGGCCACCCCGATCGACAAGTACCGCATCACGTTCGCCCTCCCGTGGGAGGACCAGCTGCTGCTCGGCACCACCGACGAGGTCTACGAGGGCGACCCGGCGGACGTGCGCGCCACCGAGGCCGACATCCAGCAGATCCTGGACGAGGCGGCGTTCTCGGTGAAGGACGCCGACCTGGACCGCTCGCTGATGACGTACGCCTTCGCCGGCCTGCGTGTGCTGCCCGGCGGCCCCGGCGGCGTCGAGAAGGCCAAGCGCGAGACCGTCGTTTCCGAGGGCGCCGGCGGCATGCTGTCGGTGGCCGGCGGCAAGTGGACCACGTACCGCCACATCGGCCGCGTGGTCATGGACAAGCTGGCCAAGCTGCCCGGCAGCCCCCTCACCGACGACATGGAGCCGGTGAAGTCGCTCGTACGCCGGGTGCCGCTGCCCGGTGTCGCCAACCCGAACGCGGTCGCGCACCGGCTGCTGGTGGACCGCGATCCCGGCTCCCGCATGGACCCGCTGACCGCCCGCCACCTGGCTTCGCACTACGGCTCGCTGGCCTTCGACATCGCGCGGCTCGCGAACGAGGACCCGGCGCTGGCCGAGCGGATCCACCCGGACGGGCCGGAGATCTGGGCGCAGGTCGCCTACGCCCGGGACAACGAGTGGGCCGAGACCGTCGACGACGTGCTGCGCCGGCGCACCACGGTGACGGTCCGCGGCCTGGACGACGACTCCGTGCGCGCACGGGTCGAGGAGATGCTGAGCCGCAAGGCATAGCTGATACGCAGGTGGGGAAGAGGGGCGGTTCCGAGGGGAACCGCCCCTCTGTCGTGGGCTGTGGCTGGTGTCGTCTCAAGGCTTAGGCTGACCCACGTACGCAAGGGAACTTCGGAAGGAGACCTGGGTGATCGAGCTTGAGGGCGTGCCCGAGCTGATCGACCCGGTCATGGTGGCCGCGTTCGAGGGCTGGAACGACGCGGGTGACGCGGCCTCCGGTGCGGTCGCGCACCTGGACCGGGAGTGGAAGGGCGAGGTCTTCGCGGCGCTGGACGCCGAGGACTACTACGACTTCCAGGTCAACCGGCCGACGGTGTGGCTGGACAACGGGGTACGGA contains these protein-coding regions:
- a CDS encoding glycerol-3-phosphate dehydrogenase/oxidase; translated protein: MSTLQSVPALGTHPTAGSNASRAETREQLAKATYDLLVIGGGILGTSVAWHAAQSGLRVAMVDAGDFAGATSSASSKLVHGGLRYLQTGAVKLVAENHHERRVLAKDVAPHLVNPLTFYLPVYKGGPVGAAKLGAGVFAYSALSAFGDGMGKVISPARAAADNPGLKTDNLKAVAVYYDHQMNDSRVAVMTVRAAVESGAVVLNHAEVTGLRMTRGRVTGAELKDRLDGTEFGVDARVVLNATGPWVDHLRRMEDKHSLPSIRLSKGAHIVMKRKSPWKAAMATPIDKYRITFALPWEDQLLLGTTDEVYEGDPADVRATEADIQQILDEAAFSVKDADLDRSLMTYAFAGLRVLPGGPGGVEKAKRETVVSEGAGGMLSVAGGKWTTYRHIGRVVMDKLAKLPGSPLTDDMEPVKSLVRRVPLPGVANPNAVAHRLLVDRDPGSRMDPLTARHLASHYGSLAFDIARLANEDPALAERIHPDGPEIWAQVAYARDNEWAETVDDVLRRRTTVTVRGLDDDSVRARVEEMLSRKA
- the metH gene encoding methionine synthase — encoded protein: MASLPNPPADTQTRADALREALATRVVVADGAMGTMLQAQDPSLDDFQQLEGCNEVLNTTRPDIVRSVHDAYFAVGVDCVETNTFGANFAALAEYDIPERNFELSESGARIAREVADEYTASTGQQRWVLGSMGPGTKLPTLGHIDYATIRDAYQVNAEGLISGGADALLVETTQDLLQTKSSIIGARRAMEALGVSVPLICSVTVETTGTMLLGSEIGAALTALEPLGIDMIGLNCATGPAEMSEHLRYLARNARIPLSCMPNAGLPVLGKNGAHYPLSAPELADAQETFVREYGLSLVGGCCGTTPEHLRQVVERVRGLSPAGREPQPEPGASSLYQTVPFRQDTAYMAIGERTNANGSKKFREAMLDARWDDCVEMARDQIREGAHMLDLCVDYVGRDGVADMKELAGRFATASTLPIVLDSTEVPVIQAGLEKLGGRAVINSVNYEDGDGPESRFAKVTRLAREHGAALIALTIDEEGQARTVEHKVAIAERLIADLTGNWGINESDILIDTLTFTICTGQEESRKDGIATIESIRELKRRHPDVQTTLGLSNISFGLNPAARVLLNSVFLDECVKAGLDSAIVHASKILPIARFDEEQVNTALDLIHDRRTEGYDPLQKLMALFEGVNTKSLKAGRAEELLALPLDERLQRRIIDGEKNGLEADLDEALQTRPALDIVNDTLLEGMKVVGELFGSGQMQLPFVLQSAEVMKTAVAYLEPHMEKTDDEGKGTIVLATVRGDVHDIGKNLVDIILTNNGYNVVNIGIKQPVSAILEAAQEHKADVIGMSGLLVKSTVIMKENLEELNQRKLAADYPVILGGAALTRAYVEQDLHEIYEGEVRYARDAFEGLRLMDALIAVKRGVPGAALPELKQRRVAKRDAPVLQVDEPQEPGGRSDVAVDNPVPTPPFWGTRVVKGIPLKDYASWLDEGALFKGQWGLKQARAGGASYEELVESEGRPRLRGLLDKLHTENLLEAAVVYGYFPCVSKGDDLIILDEQGNERTRFTFPRQRRGRRLCLADFFRPEESGETDVVGLQVVTVGSKIGEATAKLFESDSYREYLELHGLSVQLAEAMAEYWHARVRAELGFGGEDPAAVEDMFDLKYRGARFSLGYGACPDLEDRAKIADLLQPERIGVHLSEEFQLHPEQSTDAIVIHHPEAKYFNAR
- the glpK gene encoding glycerol kinase GlpK; protein product: MTTSTGPFIAAIDQGTTSSRCIVFDRDGRIVAVDQKEHEQIFPKPGWVEHDAAEIWTNVQEVVAGAIAKAEITAADVKAVGITNQRETTLLWDRHTGEPVHNALVWQDTRTDSLCRELGRNVGQDRFRRETGLPLASYFAGPKVRWLLDNVEGLRERAEAGDILFGTMDSWVIWNLTGGTQGGVHVTDVTNASRTMLMNLHTLAWDEKIAESMGVPLNVLPEIKSSAEVYGHVKDGVLAGVPVASALGDQQAALFGQTCFAEGEAKSTYGTGTFMLMNTGDKVINSYSGLLTTVGYQIGDQKPVYALEGSIAVTGSLVQWMRDQMGMIKTAAEIETLALSVDDNGGAYFVPAFSGLFAPYWRSDARGVIAGLTRYVTKAHIARAVLEATAWQTREITDAMTKDSGVELTALKVDGGMTSNNLLMQTLSDFVDAPVVRPMVAETTCLGAAYAAGLAVGFWPDTDALRANWRRAAEWTPRMPAEQRDREYKNWLKAVERSMGWIDDEDAS
- a CDS encoding MIP/aquaporin family protein, encoding MSTSDIFIGETIGTALLTLLGGGVCAAVTLKSSKARNAGWLAITFGWGFAVLIAAYVSAPLSGAQLNPAVTVGLAIKNGDWSDVPVYFAGQLLGAMLGAVLMWVTYYGQFAVHLADPEHIRDAKLGPEDPHPHDQAGPVLGVFSTGPEIRNIVQNLTTEIIGTFVLVLAILTQGLQADGKGLGVIGVLITSFVVVGIGLSLGGPTGYAINPVRDLGPRIVHALLPLPNKGGSDWGYSWIPVVGPLVGAALAGGLYNIAFA
- a CDS encoding IclR family transcriptional regulator; the protein is MARNIQSLERAAAMLRLLAGGERRLGLSDVAGALGLAKGTAHGILRTLQAEGFVEQDPASGRYQLGAELLRLGNSYLDVHELRARALVWTDDLARASGESVYVGVLHQSGVLIMHHVFRPDDSRQVLEVGAMQPLHSTALGKVLSAFDPVAHTEALEAEREAFTPRTVTDGTGFEEILDLTRARGWAADVEETWEGIASVAAPIHDRRRMPVGAVAVAGAVERVCGESGEPRASLVASVRDCARAVSRDLGAGRF